agtcgagctgaagtttaagagccctcatcttccgcttccactgctcttcaggcgttaaaagggttgacaactgccacgtgagctaatggcgtcgatgattcctcttaaacgtggaagcggtGCTGAGGCCGGACGGTgaccgtctgttcgcacaagtcgaccagacggtcaccgttgtccgacatGCGCTCCGCAGGATAACACCATTTTCCaggcacatcggattgctgttcgagtcccatcttcgcattttcgTCGATTCCGACACTGACCACCTgttggcttggtattttagacatcaacgcattgagttcatcatagaaggagTCCTTAATGTTGtactcagcggtttccgttgGTTCGTGAGCACTTGctatccagagtttacgtcctctgcgattccgcagtcgtacaaaggcgcatatAGACGACGtcgagccaaattcctccaccagttTCTTGTAAtcattcctcacagctattgcgcagctatctactttgttctcatcggcgtcgccgcagtatatggtgtaattttcgatgttgatgacgggccgatctctcatgtgtgtttcctgcagtgcagcaaacaaCATAGAGAAGTATCGCAGAAGCCCAGACAGGGCGGACTATtgaagttcactcgatagtgttcggcagttcagcttGAGACGAATGGCTGTTcgcaaagattccatgctcctttcaggcagttgacTTTTCAGGTTGTGGGCTTTTGGCGATATGCTTGACGACAGCACTTTTTCCCagtgtatgggaatctttcgccatataacagtgcgggttatatagctcgtacgttcccaatgtgTATACTCAAACGTCTGATTGCGTTTCGTTGAAGCAGAGACGCCACGTGTAGATAGCAATCAGACTGGTATACGCAGCCGCGGAAGATTGATAGAATTTGTAGACATTTCCAGCAGTAGAAAATTATCGCGGAGAAtcgtagaaattaaaaaattgccAACCAAAGAAAAGTACTGAGAGAACTGATATCAAGATCCTTAGAGAACTGCGTAGCAATCCACACCTTAACAAGTCGATCTTCGAAAAGATCTAGCTTAATTTTCTAGTATTTCCGTGTGTCCTTCAGGACCATCCAACGCCGTCGTACTGTTCGGCAGAAGAGCCTAAAAGAAACCGTGCTTCTGTGAGGAACATTATGATTCAAGTGCCATTTACAACAGGCGCATTTGCTCTCAACAAAACAGGGTTGGGTACATGTACTACCCacagattattcaaagtatgttATGCTATGTTGTTCAAAACAGATGCACAGACTTCTGCTCGATTCCAATAAACAGTAGATTCAATCATAAATATCAAATTCTTGCTGTGAATGAATCTTGTTGCGTTTAATGCAAAACTAGCCTTTGCACGTGATGTTCGGGTCATCCTCTTCTTCACGGAAACCAGTGGTTATTTAAAGGGTCTTCTACCAATCATTCCGCCAACATACGAACGACGTTGTGCGATCCTGGACGCAGAGAAGAATTGAAGATCTAGCTAGAATTTTCCGAACATCGACTGGTTAGATGTAGATTGCCACCAACTTCTTTAAGGATCTTGATATCAGTTCATTCACAGTTCTCTCTGTTCGCGGACTTCTAGAAATCTTAACGATAACTTCTCACTTCTGAAAACGTTTACAAATCCTAGCTGTAGCACTTGGATAAACATAACacacaacaacttttttctcctttgtgCCCCACAAAAGGTTTTGATAATTAATCCTCGTATATTCAGACCAACTTTTTGCTTCTTACCCGCcctaaacaaagaaatttttgtaagaaaCTGCAGAACATGTCAAAAGAACAACAAGATAAAGCAAAGTGATGGAAACAATACAAGAAGAGGAATTGCTAAACTTTAATTGTCTCTATTTTCGACAAATGTAAAATTGCACATCTCCTGACTGAAATATTCGCCTTTCTAAATGAAAATCTGcctttttaaatggaaattgTCATCTCGCCCTCAATCACAGGAATTGAATTTAACAAtgataaaaagaaggaaaaaatttctaaagcCTTGTTATCCactctatatatatatatatatatatatatatatatatatatatatatatatatatatatatatatatatatatatatcaaacTTCACTTTGCAGGATGTTGTTACTTGTAACAGCTCCGAAGCAAGAATGTGCAACACGTATTTAAAATACTGTAGTGAAAAAGGGATCAGTCAAAATATGCACAATATTCTCTTAGTGTTCAGGAACAAATGGTTGGAATTCACATCCCCAACCAAAGAAACCCAGCGGGAATTGATTGTTATCCTTCACTTATGCAAAACATACGCGTCCTCGTGTAAACTTTGTGTAACTTCTAGTTAACCAATCACCAAACTTGTTATGGTATGTTTGTCTTACTTGTGAGATTCTCACTGTTTATTTCCGAGTTCCATCTATGTGAAACCGTTATTTTACAATTCTTGAACTATTATGGtgagcataggtgcgatagggagaagccggaccctcctcaggtgaagggggttcagctcatggggtgcagctcaagcgAAGGGGCTCCTTTCGACAGtctttcaaaagtgaagggggtaatttcgccaaccgtttaaaagtgaaggaggtcctttcccCAACATTTCAAAGGTGAAGGGAGTCAGAGCACCAGCTCCGACTATTGTATCTATGATAGTGagggaaaaatcgaaaaaaaaaaactaatcttTAGGAACATCAGGCACCCTGTTCGAACAGAACGAATGAGCAATGTGAAAGAAGTAAATTGAATGAAACCTCAGCCCTCTTAAGGCATTCCATGAGTAGCAGGTGAGCAGGCAAGATCCTGCAAGGATTGCTGAGTATGAGCGGTAAGTGAGGATAGAATAGTTGAATCCACTGGCTCCAGACATGAAGGACATGTAAATGACCTTAAAAATTTACCATAACGGAAAATACAGGACAAATCC
This is a stretch of genomic DNA from Necator americanus strain Aroian chromosome II, whole genome shotgun sequence. It encodes these proteins:
- a CDS encoding hypothetical protein (NECATOR_CHRII.G6812.T1) is translated as MRDRPVINIENYTIYCGDADENKVDSCAIAVRNDYKKLVEEFGSTSSICAFVRLRNRRGRKLWIASAHEPTETAEYNIKDSFYDELNALMSKIPSQQVVSVGIDENAKMGLEQQSDVPGKWCYPAERMSDNGDRLVDLCEQTVTVRPQHRFHV